The following coding sequences lie in one Arachis hypogaea cultivar Tifrunner chromosome 4, arahy.Tifrunner.gnm2.J5K5, whole genome shotgun sequence genomic window:
- the LOC112795621 gene encoding non-specific lipid transfer protein GPI-anchored 1 — MKHYCYYYQQNMWLLLLLLVAVIVGSGDGAGEDLTQKCGQVVQKVIPCLNYATGKASTPSKECCQATTKIKESDPDCLCFIIQQTHHGNPESKSLGIQEDKLLHLPSLCNVKNANIADCPKLLGLSPSSPDAAIFKNASKATPAAPLSSQAPPLSSMPKSQSQNDSYGVMLQPPMTMELIMLAMAIVLIAIPTGFVTLHI; from the exons ATGAAGCATTATTGTTATTACTACCAACAAAACATGTggctgttattgttgttgttggtggCGGTTATTGTGGGAAGCGGCGACGGTGCCGGGGAAGATTTGACACAAAAGTGTGGTCAAGTGGTGCAGAAGGTGATACCGTGCCTGAACTATGCGACGGGGAAGGCCAGTACCCCGTCTAAGGAGTGTTGCCAGGCGACAACCAAGATAAAGGAGAGTGACCCTGACTgcttgtgcttcatcattcagcAGACGCATCATGGGAACCCTGAGAGTAAGAGCTTGGGCATTCAAGAAGACAAGCTTCTTCACCTCCCTTCTCTGTGTAACGTTAAGAACGCTAATATCGCCGACTGTCCTA AGCTTCTAGGTTTATCTCCAAGCTCCCCAGATGCTGCTATCTTCAAAAATGCTTCCAAGGCAACTCCGGCTGCACCTTTATCCAGCCAAGCTCCACCGTTGTCATCGATGCCAAAATCACAGAGCCAAAACGATTCCTATGGAGTTATGCTTCAACCTCCCATGACCATGGAGCTTATAATGCTTGCTATGGCCATTGTTCTGATTGCAATTCCAACCGGATTTGTCACACTTCATATATAA